Below is a window of Deltaproteobacteria bacterium DNA.
GCGTGTGACTTGGTTCGCCACCAGGGTGCCGCCGTCGTGGTCTTGGATTTGGCATTGTCGGGAATGAACGGCCTGGAGGTAATCCGCCGACTGTGCGGCCGCTTCGAGCCGTTGCCGGCGCCGACGCGGCCATACATCATCGTGCTCAGCGATCGGGACGAGCCGGAGGTCGAGCGCTTCGCGCTGCGCTTGGGCGCGGACGTCTTCTTGCGCAAGCCGCTCAACCCGCGCGAGTTCGTCACCACGGTGGAGCAAATCATCAGCGGCGACGCCATGCCCCACGAGCCGATGGCGTACGCCGGCTAACTTTTCCCGCGGCGACGCCCGGCCGCGGGCATAGCGAATTGGCGCATGCCGGGGGCCGGCCTTTTCCCAGCAACAAGATTCAGCGCCCGACAGTGCCCGGGGCAAGCCCGGTTACGGATGCAAACCGGCGCCTTCGATGCCCATTTCCTCGGGTAGCCCGAGCATGCAGTTGAGGTTCTGAATCGCGGAGCTGGCGGCGCCCTTTCCCAAGTTGTCGAGCGCGCCGAACGCCACCACGCGGCCGCGGCGCTCGTCGACATCGACGCCGAGGTGCACGAAGTTCGAGCCCGCGACCGCGGCCACGCTCGGATAGGGCAGATATTGCCAGCTCACCTTGGGATCTTTTTCGAGCGTGTTGACGCGCACGAAGTATTCGCCCTGGTAGAAGTCCCGATACAGCGCCAGCACCTCCGCGCGCGCTACCGGGCGTGTCAGGAAGCCGTGGCAATTGGCGAGGATGCCGCGGGTGAAGGGGCAGTAGTAGGGAGTGAAATGGATGGCCACGGGGGCGCCGGCCACGCCGGCCAGCTCCTGCTCGATCTCGTAGGTATGGCGGTGTTCGACCACATTATAGGGAAACACAGTGTTACTGATCTCGCTATGATGTGTTGGCACCGATGGCTCGGCGCCGGCACCGGA
It encodes the following:
- a CDS encoding response regulator — encoded protein: MTQTVLIVDEDVNARIIAETLLRTRGVPVRIAADGIEACDLVRHQGAAVVVLDLALSGMNGLEVIRRLCGRFEPLPAPTRPYIIVLSDRDEPEVERFALRLGADVFLRKPLNPREFVTTVEQIISGDAMPHEPMAYAG